One Deinococcus sp. LM3 genomic region harbors:
- a CDS encoding ABC transporter ATP-binding protein, translated as MAEVILEHINKRYGSKHHAVKDFNLHIQDREFMVFVGPSGCGKSTTLRMIAGLEDISDGILKIGDRVVNDVPPKDRDIAMVFQNYALYPHMNVYDNMAFGLKLRKTPKDEIDRRVREAAKILQMEHLLGRKPKELSGGQRQRVAMGRAIVREPKVFLMDEPLSNLDAKLRVEMRSQISQLHRRLGATIVYVTHDQVEAMTLGNRIVVMRDGVIMQVDTPMNLYDFPQNKFVAGFIGSPSMNFVTARIQNGEFVIGQNRVAPMGRLAQSVKAYEGKDVFMGIRPEHVGVVGMSDLPHGTNVLKGQVVVVEPLGAQTDLIIDVNGQNLTVKVEGQATVLPGDPIELLIDQTRMHAFDTTTEAAIDRGTPAGTRGQADTPGLGYEYAHAVSAD; from the coding sequence ATGGCAGAAGTCATCCTCGAGCACATCAACAAGCGCTACGGCAGCAAGCACCACGCGGTCAAGGACTTCAACCTGCACATCCAGGACCGTGAATTCATGGTCTTCGTCGGGCCGTCCGGCTGCGGGAAGTCCACCACGCTGCGCATGATCGCCGGCCTCGAAGACATCAGTGACGGCATCCTGAAGATCGGTGACCGCGTCGTGAACGACGTGCCGCCCAAGGACCGCGACATCGCCATGGTGTTCCAGAACTACGCCCTGTACCCGCACATGAACGTGTACGACAACATGGCCTTCGGCCTGAAGCTGCGCAAGACGCCCAAGGACGAGATCGACCGCCGCGTGCGCGAGGCCGCCAAGATCCTCCAGATGGAGCACCTGCTGGGCCGCAAACCCAAGGAACTGTCCGGCGGTCAGCGTCAGCGCGTCGCGATGGGCCGCGCCATCGTCCGCGAGCCGAAAGTCTTCCTGATGGACGAGCCGCTCTCCAACCTGGACGCCAAACTGCGCGTCGAGATGCGCTCGCAGATCAGCCAGCTGCACCGCCGCCTAGGCGCCACCATCGTGTACGTGACCCACGATCAGGTCGAGGCCATGACGCTCGGCAACCGCATCGTCGTCATGCGTGACGGCGTGATCATGCAGGTCGACACGCCCATGAACCTCTACGACTTCCCGCAGAACAAGTTCGTGGCCGGCTTCATCGGCAGCCCCAGCATGAACTTCGTGACCGCCCGGATCCAGAACGGCGAGTTCGTGATCGGCCAGAACCGCGTGGCCCCCATGGGCCGCCTCGCGCAGAGCGTCAAGGCCTACGAGGGCAAGGACGTGTTCATGGGCATCCGCCCCGAGCACGTGGGCGTGGTCGGCATGAGCGACCTGCCGCACGGCACCAACGTCCTGAAGGGTCAGGTCGTGGTCGTCGAGCCGCTCGGCGCGCAGACCGACCTGATCATCGACGTGAACGGCCAGAACCTGACCGTGAAGGTCGAGGGGCAGGCCACCGTGCTGCCCGGCGATCCCATCGAACTGCTGATCGACCAGACCCGCATGCACGCCTTCGACACCACCACCGAGGCCGCCATCGACCGTGGTACGCCCGCCGGAACGCGCGGTCAGGCCGACACCCCCGGCCTGGGCTACGAGTACGCGCACGCCGTCAGCGCCGACTGA
- a CDS encoding type IV pilus twitching motility protein PilT, whose product MTLDELLREMVTRRASDVHLQAGSPPMGRIDGQLVPFGTQPLMPPDTQMLAQALMTADQWDDFTYRNELDLAYSVSGLGRFRCNVFRQRGAVGMVMRIVSDAIPGFDALGLPADVLRQLADAPRGLILVTGPTGSGKTTTLASLIDHINRSFAYNIITVEDPIEILHKNKKSIVVQREIGSDTRDFRTALKYAMRQDPDVIMIGEMRDKETVEAALSAAQTGHLVLSTLHTQDAVRSVNRIIDFFPPYERDQVRLQLAESLVGIISQRLLRRADGVGRVLGLEIMMNTPLIQEYVKDEDKTHLIKDALIEDNIRGMHTFDQHLSQLYRNTLITMDEALAAATSPHELKLMLTRSGVAY is encoded by the coding sequence GTGACCCTCGACGAGCTGCTGCGCGAGATGGTCACCCGCCGCGCCTCGGACGTGCACCTCCAGGCCGGCAGCCCCCCCATGGGCCGCATCGACGGGCAGCTCGTCCCGTTCGGCACGCAACCGCTCATGCCGCCCGACACGCAGATGCTGGCGCAGGCCCTGATGACCGCCGACCAGTGGGACGACTTCACGTACCGCAACGAACTGGACCTCGCGTACAGCGTCTCGGGCCTGGGCCGCTTCCGCTGCAACGTGTTCCGTCAGCGCGGCGCGGTCGGCATGGTCATGCGTATCGTCTCGGACGCCATTCCCGGCTTCGACGCACTGGGCCTCCCGGCCGACGTGCTGCGCCAGCTGGCCGACGCGCCGCGCGGCCTGATCCTCGTGACCGGCCCCACCGGCAGCGGCAAGACCACCACCCTGGCCAGCCTGATCGACCACATCAACCGCTCGTTCGCGTACAACATCATCACGGTCGAGGACCCCATCGAGATCCTGCACAAGAACAAGAAGAGCATCGTCGTGCAGCGCGAGATCGGCAGCGACACCCGCGACTTCCGCACCGCCCTGAAGTACGCCATGCGCCAGGACCCGGACGTGATCATGATCGGCGAGATGCGCGACAAGGAAACCGTGGAGGCCGCCCTGAGCGCCGCGCAGACCGGCCACCTCGTCCTGAGCACCCTGCACACCCAGGACGCCGTGCGCAGCGTGAACCGCATCATCGATTTCTTCCCGCCCTACGAGCGCGATCAGGTGCGCCTGCAACTGGCCGAGTCGCTGGTCGGCATCATCAGCCAGCGCCTGCTGCGCCGCGCCGACGGCGTGGGCCGCGTGCTGGGCCTGGAAATCATGATGAACACCCCGCTGATTCAGGAGTACGTGAAAGACGAGGACAAGACCCACCTGATCAAGGACGCCCTGATCGAGGACAACATCCGCGGCATGCACACCTTCGACCAGCACCTGTCGCAGCTGTACCGCAACACCCTGATCACCATGGACGAGGCCCTGGCCGCCGCGACCAGCCCGCACGAACTGAAACTGATGCTCACCCGCAGCGGCGTCGCGTACTGA
- the panC gene encoding pantoate--beta-alanine ligase has translation MITDPADLRAALRGHAVAFVPTMGALHEGHAALIRAARSAVPGGRVVVSVFVNPLQFGPNEDLSRYPRDLEGDRRVAGAAGADLLFHPDVPTMYPDGFSTSVSVSGVSEPLDGAARPGHFTGVATVVLKLLNLVRPDVALFGEKDWQQLAVIRRMVRDLNLNVDVRGVPTVREDSGLALSSRNAYLNADQRAQAAVLSRALRAVQAAYAGGERRSAALRQAGLDVLNTAADLSLDYLSVVGSDMHEREIMDNDPMNRVLVAARLFGVRLIDNMPLAAHSTASQPTVSPA, from the coding sequence CTGATCACGGACCCGGCCGACCTGCGCGCCGCGCTGCGCGGGCACGCGGTGGCGTTCGTGCCCACCATGGGCGCCCTGCACGAGGGGCACGCTGCCCTGATCCGCGCGGCTCGCTCGGCCGTGCCCGGCGGGCGCGTGGTCGTCAGCGTGTTCGTGAACCCCCTGCAATTCGGGCCGAACGAGGACCTCAGCCGCTACCCCCGCGACCTGGAAGGCGACCGGCGTGTGGCGGGCGCAGCCGGCGCGGACCTGCTGTTCCACCCGGACGTGCCCACCATGTACCCGGACGGCTTCAGCACCAGCGTCAGCGTGTCCGGCGTCAGCGAACCGCTCGACGGCGCGGCGCGGCCCGGTCACTTCACGGGCGTGGCGACCGTCGTGCTGAAACTCCTGAACCTCGTGCGTCCGGACGTGGCGCTGTTCGGCGAGAAGGACTGGCAGCAACTGGCCGTCATCCGCCGCATGGTCCGCGATCTGAACCTGAACGTGGACGTGCGCGGCGTGCCCACCGTCCGGGAGGACAGCGGACTGGCCCTGAGTAGCCGCAACGCCTACCTGAACGCCGATCAGCGAGCCCAGGCGGCCGTGCTGTCGCGGGCGCTGCGGGCCGTGCAGGCCGCGTACGCGGGCGGGGAACGCCGCAGCGCCGCGTTGCGGCAGGCCGGACTGGATGTCCTGAACACCGCCGCCGACCTGAGTCTGGATTACCTGAGTGTCGTGGGTAGTGACATGCATGAAAGGGAAATCATGGACAATGACCCCATGAACCGCGTCCTCGTGGCCGCCCGCCTGTTCGGGGTCCGGCTGATCGACAACATGCCCCTCGCCGCCCATTCCACAGCGAGCCAGCCCACGGTGAGCCCGGCGTGA
- a CDS encoding phage holin family protein gives MGFILRLLVNALALYLLARVYAGVSFEPGADIVSVLIAAVVMGIVNALIRPVLLLLSLPVNVLTLGLFTLVVNGVVLYLVAAATALNVAGFGAAIIGAIILAVISWVLDAVVGALKLDGGRD, from the coding sequence ATGGGTTTCATTCTTCGGTTGCTGGTGAACGCACTGGCCCTGTACCTGCTGGCCCGCGTGTACGCAGGCGTGAGCTTCGAGCCGGGCGCGGACATCGTGAGCGTCCTGATCGCGGCGGTGGTCATGGGCATCGTGAACGCCCTGATCCGCCCGGTGCTGCTGCTGCTGTCGCTGCCCGTGAACGTCCTGACGCTGGGCCTGTTCACGCTGGTCGTGAACGGCGTGGTGCTGTACCTCGTGGCGGCCGCCACCGCCCTGAACGTCGCGGGCTTCGGCGCGGCGATCATCGGAGCCATCATCCTGGCCGTGATCTCCTGGGTGCTGGACGCCGTGGTGGGCGCCCTGAAACTGGACGGTGGCCGGGATTAA
- the purB gene encoding adenylosuccinate lyase: MIDRYLTPEMKALWSEASRYRAWLRVELAAMHAQANHGEVPAEAHAALTARSEADPLDDAFAHRVAEIEAVTRHDIVAFTRALTERYGEEARFVHHGLTSTDVVDTAQNLLLDEALGIIITDAEALREVCRTQAVAFKHTPTVGRTHGIHAEPMTFGLKFLNWMATLDRDLERLHAARKRVQVVMLSGSVGTYAHVSPKVEEEVAAAWGWQAAPVTNQTLARDRHAEVLSALAIFGTTLERISVEIRHLQRSEVREAMEPFGKGQTGSSSMPHKKNPILTENVTGFARLLRGFLTTGLENVALWHERDISHSSAERVILPDATSAASYAARRLTGVLRDLVVFPDRMLKNLNDLGGLVFSQRVLHALIDEKGMMREAAYTLVQRSALQSWETGEGLRDLLRADPENPLNDAELDAAFDLAWYLRHVDDIYARFGL, translated from the coding sequence GTGATTGACCGTTACCTGACCCCCGAGATGAAGGCCCTGTGGAGCGAGGCCAGCCGATACCGCGCGTGGCTGCGCGTGGAACTGGCCGCCATGCACGCCCAGGCGAACCACGGCGAGGTGCCCGCCGAGGCGCACGCCGCCCTGACCGCCCGCAGCGAGGCCGACCCCCTGGACGACGCCTTCGCGCACAGGGTCGCCGAGATCGAGGCCGTCACCCGCCACGACATCGTCGCCTTCACCCGCGCCCTGACCGAACGCTACGGCGAGGAAGCCCGCTTCGTGCACCACGGCCTGACGAGTACCGACGTGGTCGACACCGCCCAGAACCTGCTGCTGGACGAGGCGCTGGGCATCATCATCACGGACGCCGAGGCGCTGCGCGAGGTCTGCCGCACGCAGGCCGTGGCGTTCAAGCACACGCCCACCGTGGGCCGCACGCACGGCATTCACGCCGAACCCATGACCTTCGGCCTGAAATTCCTGAACTGGATGGCCACCCTGGACCGCGACCTCGAACGCCTGCACGCCGCCCGCAAGCGCGTGCAGGTCGTCATGCTGTCCGGCAGCGTGGGTACGTACGCGCACGTCTCCCCGAAAGTCGAGGAGGAAGTCGCCGCCGCGTGGGGCTGGCAGGCCGCGCCCGTCACCAACCAGACGCTCGCCCGTGACCGCCACGCCGAGGTGCTCTCGGCCCTGGCGATCTTCGGCACGACCCTGGAACGCATCAGCGTGGAAATCCGCCACCTGCAACGCAGCGAGGTCCGCGAGGCCATGGAACCCTTCGGGAAGGGCCAGACCGGCAGTTCCTCCATGCCGCACAAGAAAAACCCCATCCTGACCGAGAACGTCACGGGCTTCGCGCGGCTGCTGCGCGGCTTCCTGACCACCGGCCTGGAGAACGTGGCCCTGTGGCACGAACGCGACATCAGCCACTCCAGCGCCGAACGCGTCATCCTGCCCGACGCCACGAGTGCGGCCAGTTACGCCGCGCGCCGCCTGACCGGCGTGCTGCGCGACCTCGTGGTGTTCCCGGACCGCATGCTGAAAAACCTGAACGACCTGGGCGGACTGGTGTTCAGCCAGCGCGTCCTGCACGCCCTGATCGACGAGAAAGGCATGATGCGCGAGGCCGCCTACACCCTGGTGCAGCGCAGCGCCCTGCAGAGTTGGGAGACGGGCGAGGGACTGCGCGACCTGCTCAGGGCCGACCCGGAAAACCCCCTGAACGACGCGGAACTCGACGCCGCCTTCGATCTGGCGTGGTACCTGCGGCACGTGGACGACATCTACGCCCGCTTCGGGCTGTAA
- a CDS encoding histone deacetylase gives MPDATEPDAAEPVPPESGFRHAFRAYSPADYGFPLPDGHRFPYYKYEGVRRRLLPLLPVLDTPPLRWADAARVHDPHWLRRWRRGEVDRHEERAFGLPWSPGVVERAQRAAGGSLAALHDALRVGWGANLAGGTHHAFRDRAEGFCLVNDAAILTRIALDDGLAQRVAVVDLDVHQGNGTAALLGTEARAFTLSVHGERNYPFRKEVSSLDIGLGDGVTDHEYLSVVRERVLPPLEAFRPDLLLYLAGADVLAGDRFGRFALTLDGVRERNRTVLGWARAAGVPVVTMMAGGYNHDHALTVEAHASVVLDGLDLLT, from the coding sequence GTGCCTGACGCCACTGAGCCTGACGCCGCTGAGCCTGTCCCGCCGGAGTCGGGGTTCCGGCACGCGTTCCGGGCGTACTCGCCGGCGGATTACGGGTTTCCGCTGCCGGACGGGCACCGCTTTCCGTACTACAAGTACGAGGGGGTGCGGCGGCGCCTGCTCCCGCTGCTGCCGGTGCTGGACACCCCGCCGCTGCGCTGGGCGGACGCGGCGCGCGTGCATGACCCGCACTGGCTGAGGCGCTGGCGGCGCGGCGAGGTGGACCGGCACGAGGAGCGCGCCTTCGGGCTGCCGTGGTCGCCGGGCGTGGTCGAGCGGGCGCAGCGGGCGGCCGGGGGGTCGCTGGCGGCGCTGCACGACGCGCTGCGGGTCGGGTGGGGCGCGAATCTGGCGGGCGGCACGCACCACGCCTTCCGGGACCGCGCCGAGGGGTTCTGTCTGGTGAACGACGCGGCGATCCTGACCCGCATCGCGCTGGATGACGGGCTGGCACAGCGGGTGGCGGTCGTGGATCTGGACGTGCATCAGGGCAACGGCACGGCGGCGCTGCTGGGTACCGAGGCGCGGGCTTTCACGCTGAGCGTGCATGGCGAGCGCAACTACCCGTTTCGCAAGGAGGTCAGTTCGCTGGATATCGGGCTGGGGGACGGCGTGACCGACCACGAGTACCTGTCTGTCGTGCGGGAGCGGGTGCTGCCGCCGCTGGAGGCGTTCCGGCCGGACCTGCTGCTGTACCTCGCGGGAGCGGACGTGCTGGCCGGGGACCGGTTCGGGCGCTTCGCGCTGACGCTGGACGGCGTGCGCGAGCGTAACCGCACGGTGCTGGGCTGGGCGCGGGCGGCGGGCGTGCCGGTGGTGACCATGATGGCCGGCGGGTACAACCACGATCATGCGCTGACGGTCGAGGCGCACGCGAGTGTCGTGCTGGACGGTCTGGACCTGCTGACCTGA
- a CDS encoding cyclic nucleotide-binding domain-containing protein, giving the protein MTYLAPITLPQNHDLNRTVRRGQTLYYAGDSAPSLYRLESGLMRAVRLTPQGRNLTVRHIRPGDIFGEECLHGQTRGHQVVALTDTVLVPIHPQHLSAAELWDLTRSLSAQLQRMMTDGVHIQDGDLRERIARYLLNLADSTLGGAHSDGTRFVRATHELIAEGTGATRESVSKLIGEMRDDGLLSPAYRCLTLTDEDGLRLLSGYHG; this is encoded by the coding sequence ATGACGTACCTTGCCCCCATCACCCTGCCCCAGAACCATGACCTGAACCGCACGGTGCGCCGTGGCCAGACCCTGTACTACGCCGGAGACAGCGCCCCCAGCCTCTACCGCCTCGAGAGCGGCCTGATGCGCGCCGTGCGCCTCACGCCCCAGGGCCGCAACCTGACCGTGCGGCACATCCGCCCCGGCGACATCTTCGGCGAGGAATGCCTGCACGGCCAGACGCGCGGCCATCAGGTCGTCGCCCTGACCGACACGGTCCTAGTGCCCATTCACCCGCAGCACCTCAGCGCCGCCGAACTGTGGGACCTGACCCGCAGCCTCAGCGCCCAGCTGCAGCGCATGATGACCGACGGCGTGCACATTCAGGACGGCGACCTGCGCGAACGCATCGCCCGCTACCTGCTGAACCTCGCCGACAGCACCCTGGGCGGCGCGCACAGCGACGGCACCCGCTTCGTGCGGGCCACGCACGAACTGATCGCCGAGGGCACCGGCGCCACCCGCGAGAGCGTCAGCAAACTGATCGGCGAGATGCGCGACGATGGCCTGCTGAGCCCCGCCTACCGCTGCCTGACCCTGACTGACGAGGACGGCCTGCGCCTCCTGAGCGGCTACCACGGCTGA